One window of the Natronomonas marina genome contains the following:
- a CDS encoding DUF7544 domain-containing protein, whose product MTLYALEALDDALDATRAFLRPRDRTDWVKLAIVVFFLGGVGGNTPLQYTTGGDGGTGGTPSGGMPIEFGPRVWLLVAAVVAAVVLVALVFGLIGSIMEFVFVECLREETVAVRRFWSRRWRQGVRLFAFRIAIGLLVLGGVAVLLLPVLAPLFDVGPFGGVGGGVSIALLVLLVPVFVLFALIAGLVEAFTTAFVVPIMILEDRNVLPAWRRLWSTITAQWQQYLAYAVAAFLLGLVGGLLVGIGVLIGAVVLLAPFGLLAAIGVALYVLVSELAGIVVVAVVAFAYFLAVLALAALVQVPVLTYLRYYALLVLGDVDADLDLIAERRAAIRAADDADGDGGGDGGDDPPTAA is encoded by the coding sequence ATGACGCTGTACGCCCTGGAGGCTCTCGACGACGCTCTGGACGCCACCCGCGCCTTCCTCCGGCCGCGGGACCGGACCGACTGGGTGAAACTCGCCATCGTCGTCTTCTTCCTCGGCGGCGTCGGCGGCAACACCCCGCTCCAGTACACCACCGGCGGGGACGGCGGGACCGGCGGGACCCCGTCCGGGGGGATGCCGATCGAGTTCGGGCCGCGCGTGTGGCTGCTCGTCGCTGCCGTCGTCGCCGCCGTCGTCCTCGTCGCGCTCGTCTTCGGCCTGATCGGATCGATTATGGAGTTCGTCTTCGTCGAGTGCCTCCGCGAGGAGACCGTCGCAGTCCGCCGGTTCTGGAGTCGCCGCTGGCGGCAGGGCGTCCGGCTGTTCGCCTTCCGGATCGCTATCGGACTGTTGGTGCTCGGCGGGGTCGCCGTCCTCCTCCTGCCCGTGCTCGCGCCGCTGTTCGACGTCGGCCCGTTCGGTGGCGTCGGTGGCGGGGTCTCCATCGCGCTGCTCGTCCTCCTCGTGCCGGTGTTCGTCCTGTTCGCGCTGATTGCCGGCCTCGTCGAGGCCTTTACCACCGCGTTCGTGGTCCCGATCATGATCCTCGAGGACCGCAATGTCCTCCCGGCCTGGCGCCGGCTCTGGTCGACGATTACGGCCCAGTGGCAGCAGTACCTCGCCTACGCCGTCGCGGCGTTCCTGCTCGGGCTGGTCGGGGGGCTCCTCGTCGGCATCGGCGTCCTGATCGGCGCCGTCGTCCTCCTCGCGCCGTTCGGCCTGCTCGCGGCCATCGGCGTCGCGCTCTACGTGCTCGTCAGCGAACTCGCCGGCATCGTCGTGGTCGCCGTCGTCGCCTTCGCCTACTTCCTGGCGGTCCTCGCCCTCGCCGCCCTCGTACAGGTCCCCGTCCTCACGTATCTCCGGTACTACGCGCTCTTGGTGCTGGGCGACGTCGACGCCGATCTCGATCTCATCGCCGAGCGACGGGCCGCCATCCGGGCGGCCGACGACGCCGACGGGGACGGCGGCGGCGACGGGGGCGACGACCCCCCGACCGCCGCCTGA
- a CDS encoding GMC family oxidoreductase N-terminal domain-containing protein has product MTDAYDVVIVGAGGDGPVAAWRLGELGLDVLLLEAGPFYGNEQWEKPTEEPGGETSSSPEDLSGELLDEQFSTRELEMIYKLIFGPADHERGFWFRKFPRSGITIQAAGVGGTTLVYTGNHPRAYPAAIDEQPHWPDSFGYEDLLPYYRRMEELLDVQPAPVTAKEELFFQGAEERGYDLVDGKNVTEVGYRPQPNAIQAPDQKLRVERRGDGELVENYDGNFRHPSDPEAVDPVEGHTMATTEIIGNPHPLGAPYEEKAKKTSAIGIVPEALKTGNVTVRPNAFVTDVLVDRSLGGNPEATGVEFRDTWSGDTERVSADTVVLAAGAVETPRLWLNSGLPANEWVGKGMTLHFGDNVMGFWEEEVLEERVGKPTADPQEGQTIAARFDYPGVGMLQTTGSYAGVAAILGFGASASGFTFTNDPADAPWDTVGRLAGPKLKRFLSRYRQALPILVVTDDRPHKRNGVSVVPGVTDEHGPIPQVNYVPSKGDVRRRDELSEIATNILKEAGADHVHRSDSPATAIHIHSTMAMGKVVDTACEAYDVDRLFVADHSALANGVGGPNPTNTGQSLALRTAERIADRYFDALTDPIGNA; this is encoded by the coding sequence ATGACCGACGCCTACGACGTGGTCATCGTGGGCGCGGGTGGTGACGGGCCGGTCGCGGCCTGGCGGCTGGGCGAACTCGGCCTGGACGTGCTCCTCTTGGAGGCCGGCCCCTTCTACGGCAACGAACAGTGGGAGAAGCCCACCGAGGAGCCCGGCGGCGAGACCTCCAGCAGCCCCGAGGACCTCTCGGGCGAACTGCTCGACGAGCAGTTCAGCACCCGGGAACTGGAAATGATCTACAAGCTCATCTTCGGCCCGGCCGACCACGAGCGCGGCTTCTGGTTCCGCAAGTTCCCCCGGTCGGGCATCACCATCCAGGCAGCCGGCGTCGGCGGGACGACGCTCGTCTACACCGGCAACCACCCGCGGGCCTACCCGGCCGCAATCGACGAACAGCCCCACTGGCCGGACTCGTTCGGCTACGAAGACCTGCTGCCGTACTACCGGCGGATGGAGGAGCTACTGGACGTCCAGCCGGCGCCCGTCACCGCGAAGGAGGAGCTGTTCTTCCAGGGCGCCGAGGAACGCGGCTACGACCTCGTCGACGGGAAGAACGTCACCGAGGTCGGCTACCGGCCCCAGCCGAACGCCATCCAGGCGCCCGACCAGAAACTCCGGGTCGAGCGCCGCGGCGACGGCGAACTCGTCGAGAACTACGACGGGAACTTCCGGCACCCGTCCGACCCCGAGGCGGTCGACCCCGTCGAGGGCCACACCATGGCCACGACGGAGATAATCGGCAACCCGCACCCGCTCGGGGCGCCCTACGAGGAGAAGGCCAAGAAGACGTCGGCCATCGGAATCGTTCCCGAGGCGCTGAAGACGGGCAACGTCACCGTCCGGCCGAACGCCTTCGTGACGGACGTGCTGGTCGACCGCTCGCTGGGCGGCAACCCCGAGGCGACCGGCGTCGAGTTCCGCGACACCTGGTCCGGCGACACCGAGCGGGTTTCGGCCGACACCGTCGTGCTGGCGGCGGGTGCCGTCGAGACGCCGCGACTGTGGCTCAACTCCGGGCTGCCGGCCAACGAGTGGGTCGGCAAGGGCATGACCCTCCACTTCGGCGACAACGTGATGGGCTTCTGGGAGGAGGAGGTCCTCGAGGAGCGCGTCGGCAAGCCGACCGCCGATCCCCAGGAGGGCCAGACCATCGCCGCCCGCTTCGACTACCCCGGCGTGGGGATGCTCCAGACGACGGGCTCGTACGCCGGCGTCGCCGCCATCCTCGGGTTCGGCGCCTCCGCCTCGGGATTCACGTTCACCAACGACCCCGCCGACGCGCCGTGGGACACCGTCGGTCGGCTGGCCGGCCCGAAGCTCAAGCGGTTCCTCTCGCGGTACCGGCAGGCGCTGCCCATCCTCGTCGTCACCGACGACCGGCCCCACAAGCGCAACGGCGTCAGCGTCGTCCCCGGCGTCACCGACGAACACGGCCCCATCCCGCAGGTCAACTACGTCCCGAGCAAGGGCGACGTCCGGCGGCGCGACGAGCTATCGGAGATCGCCACGAACATCCTGAAGGAGGCCGGCGCCGACCACGTCCACCGGTCGGACTCGCCGGCGACGGCCATCCACATCCACTCGACGATGGCGATGGGCAAGGTCGTCGACACGGCGTGTGAGGCCTACGACGTCGACCGGCTGTTCGTCGCCGACCACTCGGCGCTGGCCAACGGCGTCGGCGGCCCCAACCCCACGAACACGGGCCAGTCGCTGGCGCTCCGGACCGCCGAACGCATCGCCGACCGCTACTTCGACGCCCTGACGGACCCCATCGGGAACGCATGA
- a CDS encoding DUF7556 family protein: MTERTPDIPDPEEVGGDHGGVIGLYDSEGGVPTYVVADVASDDRWVSVPAAATLSLEEWQ, translated from the coding sequence ATGACAGAACGAACGCCGGACATCCCGGACCCCGAGGAAGTGGGCGGGGATCACGGGGGCGTCATCGGTCTCTACGACTCCGAGGGCGGCGTGCCGACCTACGTGGTCGCCGACGTCGCCAGCGACGACCGGTGGGTTTCAGTGCCGGCCGCCGCGACGCTGTCGCTCGAGGAGTGGCAGTAG
- the trpC gene encoding indole-3-glycerol phosphate synthase yields MDTSEELAPAVRSILAAAEARTAPDRRVSVDARSLPAAFAAAEADGRVPVVAEVKPTSPTTDGERTDDPVALAESMVAGGAAALSVLTEPEHFGGSPETLRRVRAAVDVPVLRKDFVLREGQLDVVEADVVLLIARFVDDLEGLLTAARERGFQVLVEAHTPAELERALAAGADLVGVNNRDLAELEVDLGTFERVVEAVPAATAESVTLIAESGIATRETVSRMRDAGADGLLVGSAIMDGPVRENTERLTDVN; encoded by the coding sequence ATGGACACCAGTGAGGAACTGGCGCCGGCCGTCCGGTCGATCCTGGCGGCAGCCGAAGCGCGGACCGCCCCCGACCGGCGGGTGTCGGTCGATGCCCGGTCGCTACCGGCCGCCTTCGCGGCCGCCGAGGCCGACGGGCGCGTGCCCGTCGTCGCGGAGGTGAAACCGACCAGTCCGACCACCGACGGCGAGCGGACGGACGACCCCGTCGCCCTCGCGGAGTCGATGGTCGCGGGCGGGGCGGCGGCGCTGTCGGTACTGACCGAACCCGAACACTTCGGCGGGTCCCCGGAGACGCTCCGGCGGGTCCGGGCGGCCGTCGACGTCCCCGTCCTCCGGAAGGACTTCGTCCTCCGGGAGGGCCAACTCGACGTCGTCGAGGCCGACGTCGTGTTGCTCATCGCCCGGTTCGTCGACGACCTCGAGGGACTGCTGACGGCGGCCCGCGAGCGAGGCTTTCAGGTGCTCGTCGAGGCCCACACCCCGGCGGAACTCGAGCGGGCGCTGGCGGCGGGCGCCGACCTCGTCGGCGTCAACAACCGCGACCTGGCGGAACTGGAGGTCGACCTCGGCACCTTCGAGCGGGTCGTCGAGGCGGTTCCGGCAGCCACGGCGGAGAGCGTCACCCTGATTGCCGAAAGCGGCATAGCTACGCGGGAGACCGTCTCGCGGATGCGCGACGCCGGGGCCGACGGCCTGCTCGTCGGGTCGGCCATCATGGACGGCCCGGTCCGGGAGAACACGGAGCGACTCACAGATGTCAACTGA
- a CDS encoding AIR synthase family protein translates to MPDSGKVSRQFFEDRIAPKLGADRDDVALGPKHGVDFGVLEVGDRAVVIATDPVSVLPALGWERAGRFAIDIVLADVAVSGIPPTHLTVSFALPPEMTDEEFGRLWDAVDAECRELGVAVVTGHTARYAGASFPWVGAATGIAVGNPDEIVRPDGARPGDDLLVTKGPAVEAVGLLSTLFPEEVPLSGEALATAQPRLEEATAVRDALTAAAAGQVTAMHDATEGGLLGALHEMAEGAGVRLSVDADAVPVRPGVEAACEALGMDPWRATTSGTLVVAVDPADTDAVVAALEARDTPVGVAGRVEAGSGVAVDGVDDAEPSGDSSWAVYERLLAASEA, encoded by the coding sequence ATGCCCGACAGCGGGAAGGTTTCCCGGCAGTTCTTCGAAGACCGCATCGCGCCGAAACTGGGCGCCGACCGCGACGACGTCGCCCTCGGCCCGAAACACGGCGTCGACTTCGGCGTCCTCGAGGTGGGCGACCGGGCGGTCGTAATCGCGACCGACCCCGTCTCGGTGCTGCCGGCCCTCGGGTGGGAGCGGGCGGGCCGCTTCGCCATCGACATCGTCCTCGCGGACGTCGCCGTCTCGGGAATCCCGCCCACCCATCTCACCGTCTCCTTTGCGCTGCCGCCCGAGATGACCGACGAGGAGTTCGGGCGCCTGTGGGACGCGGTCGACGCCGAGTGCCGCGAACTGGGCGTCGCCGTCGTGACGGGCCACACCGCCCGCTACGCCGGGGCGTCGTTCCCCTGGGTCGGCGCCGCGACGGGGATAGCGGTCGGCAATCCCGACGAAATCGTGCGACCGGACGGCGCCCGCCCGGGCGACGACCTGCTGGTGACGAAGGGACCCGCCGTCGAGGCCGTCGGCCTGCTGTCGACGCTGTTCCCCGAGGAGGTGCCGCTCTCGGGGGAGGCCCTCGCGACGGCACAGCCCCGCCTCGAGGAGGCGACCGCCGTCCGGGACGCCCTGACGGCCGCCGCCGCGGGACAGGTGACGGCGATGCACGACGCCACCGAGGGCGGCCTGCTCGGCGCGCTGCACGAGATGGCCGAGGGCGCAGGCGTCCGCCTCTCGGTCGACGCCGACGCCGTCCCGGTCCGGCCCGGCGTGGAGGCGGCCTGCGAGGCCCTGGGGATGGACCCCTGGCGGGCGACCACCTCCGGGACCCTCGTGGTCGCGGTCGACCCCGCCGACACCGACGCCGTCGTCGCGGCGCTCGAGGCGCGCGACACGCCGGTCGGCGTCGCCGGCCGCGTCGAGGCGGGGTCGGGCGTCGCCGTCGACGGCGTCGACGACGCCGAGCCGTCCGGTGATTCCTCGTGGGCCGTCTACGAGCGACTGCTCGCGGCCAGCGAGGCGTGA
- the trpB gene encoding tryptophan synthase subunit beta, whose translation MSTETKFGDYGGQYVPEALMPAIEELTDAYERYVLDNEDGFVDEFRQRLADFGGRPTPLQRADQLSDRYDREVYLKREDLLHGGAHKLNNALGQVLLAKYMGKERIIAETGAGQHGTATAMAAAHLDMPCEIYMGRRDINRQRPNVFRMRLNDAAVNPVDVGRGTLKEAISETMRDWAGSVETTHYVIGSVVGPAPFPAMVRDFQSVISEETRRQFDEQVGGLPGAVVACAGGGSNTMGAFAEFVADEDVDLYAVEAGGSSLSVDEETGVAPNSASLSIGEEGVLHGARTKLLQDGHGQIMESHSVSSGLDYSGVGPELAHLVDEGRVVPTNVDDDAALEAFHRLSREEGIIPALETAHAFGFLEAVAGPEATRDVELPETVVVNVSGRGDKDLESVIEETDGRDIEGAPSMEVFE comes from the coding sequence ATGTCAACTGAAACTAAATTCGGCGACTACGGCGGACAGTACGTGCCCGAGGCGCTGATGCCGGCCATCGAGGAGCTGACGGACGCCTACGAGCGGTACGTCCTCGACAACGAGGACGGCTTCGTGGACGAGTTCCGGCAGCGGCTGGCCGACTTCGGCGGCCGGCCGACGCCCCTGCAGCGGGCCGACCAGCTTTCGGACCGGTACGACCGGGAGGTGTACCTCAAGCGCGAGGACCTGCTGCACGGCGGCGCCCACAAACTGAACAACGCCCTGGGGCAGGTGCTCTTGGCGAAGTACATGGGCAAGGAGCGCATCATCGCCGAGACGGGCGCCGGCCAGCACGGCACCGCGACGGCGATGGCCGCTGCCCACCTCGACATGCCCTGCGAGATATACATGGGTCGCCGCGACATCAACCGCCAGCGGCCCAACGTCTTCCGGATGCGGCTCAACGACGCTGCCGTCAACCCCGTCGATGTCGGCCGCGGGACGCTGAAGGAGGCCATAAGCGAGACGATGCGCGACTGGGCGGGCAGCGTCGAGACGACCCACTACGTCATCGGGTCGGTCGTCGGTCCCGCGCCGTTCCCGGCGATGGTCCGTGACTTCCAGTCGGTCATCAGCGAGGAGACCCGCCGGCAGTTCGACGAGCAGGTCGGCGGGCTCCCCGGTGCGGTCGTCGCCTGTGCCGGCGGCGGGTCGAACACGATGGGCGCCTTCGCGGAGTTCGTGGCCGACGAGGACGTCGACCTCTACGCCGTCGAGGCCGGCGGCTCCTCGCTCTCCGTCGACGAGGAGACCGGCGTCGCGCCCAACTCCGCGTCGCTGTCCATCGGGGAGGAGGGGGTACTGCACGGCGCCCGGACGAAACTCCTGCAGGACGGCCACGGCCAGATAATGGAGTCCCACAGCGTCTCCTCGGGGCTCGACTACTCCGGCGTCGGGCCGGAACTGGCCCACCTCGTCGACGAGGGCCGCGTCGTCCCGACGAACGTCGACGACGACGCCGCACTCGAGGCGTTCCACCGGCTCTCCCGCGAGGAGGGGATCATCCCCGCCCTCGAGACGGCCCACGCCTTCGGCTTCCTCGAGGCCGTCGCCGGCCCCGAGGCCACCCGAGACGTCGAGTTGCCCGAGACGGTCGTCGTCAACGTCTCCGGTCGCGGCGACAAGGACCTCGAGTCGGTCATCGAGGAGACCGACGGGCGCGACATCGAGGGCGCCCCATCGATGGAGGTGTTCGAGTGA
- a CDS encoding MGMT family protein, with product MSSEPDAGIYARESAYLERYVQVGVASARVLSVSFPATPEEDAGTELALLDRIDAYLEGEAADFSDVDVAMTMPTDQRAVLETVREVPYGQQVSVSELAGMTPELDADAEGAHQLVRTALAENPAPLVVPDHRVRDGPSAAPPPVEQRLRSLEGL from the coding sequence ATGAGCAGCGAGCCCGACGCGGGCATCTACGCCCGCGAGTCGGCGTACCTCGAGCGATACGTCCAGGTCGGCGTCGCAAGCGCGCGCGTCCTCTCCGTTTCCTTTCCAGCGACGCCCGAGGAGGACGCCGGCACCGAACTGGCGCTTCTGGACCGCATCGACGCCTATCTCGAGGGCGAGGCGGCGGACTTCTCGGACGTCGACGTCGCCATGACGATGCCGACCGACCAGCGGGCCGTCCTGGAGACCGTCCGGGAGGTCCCCTACGGCCAGCAGGTGTCGGTGTCGGAGCTGGCCGGCATGACGCCGGAGCTGGACGCCGACGCCGAGGGCGCCCACCAGCTCGTCCGGACGGCGCTGGCGGAGAACCCCGCGCCGCTCGTGGTTCCGGACCACCGGGTCCGGGACGGCCCCAGCGCCGCGCCCCCGCCGGTCGAACAGCGGCTCCGATCACTCGAAGGTCTCTAA